In Candidatus Woesearchaeota archaeon, the following are encoded in one genomic region:
- a CDS encoding acetate--CoA ligase family protein produces the protein MKLYEFEGKQLLKEAGIAVPEGYIIENTREIQEPTEEVIIKAQTLEGKRGKAGLIKSAKTKEEIQTITKQLLHEHHSFETVKKLLIETKCKIKNEFYLAITYDTKTRNPVIIASSQGGVDVEETKNIHPSKVIVEQVNILNSITEHEAKHILHKAGIANLQMIPLLEKLYKLFIDKDMKLLEINPLIETESNDLIAADAKIILDDDALFRQNIQFPQRVGIGREKTEAEIAANKVNELDHRGIAGKTYIELEGDVGILASGGGASITAVDALISYKQKPANYTEYSGNPSPEKVEALTRIVMHKPNLKGLFVVGAKANFTQIHETIAAIIKVIKELKPEYPIIFRRAGPGDKEAKIVVEQTAKELCLDMEWYGDETPITVAAKKMAEKIQERKRCAC, from the coding sequence ATGAAACTCTACGAATTCGAAGGAAAACAACTCCTCAAAGAAGCAGGAATAGCTGTTCCAGAAGGATACATAATAGAAAACACAAGAGAAATCCAAGAACCAACAGAAGAAGTAATCATCAAAGCGCAGACATTAGAAGGTAAGCGAGGAAAAGCGGGGTTAATCAAATCCGCAAAAACAAAAGAAGAGATTCAAACAATAACAAAACAACTCCTCCACGAACACCACAGCTTTGAAACAGTAAAAAAACTCCTCATCGAAACAAAGTGCAAGATAAAAAACGAGTTCTACCTCGCAATAACCTACGACACAAAGACAAGAAATCCGGTGATCATCGCAAGCAGTCAAGGAGGAGTAGATGTTGAAGAAACAAAAAATATCCATCCAAGCAAAGTGATTGTGGAACAAGTAAACATCCTCAACAGCATCACAGAACATGAAGCAAAGCACATCCTTCACAAAGCAGGAATAGCAAATCTGCAGATGATTCCACTATTGGAAAAGCTCTACAAATTATTTATAGACAAAGATATGAAATTACTCGAGATAAATCCACTTATTGAAACAGAAAGCAACGATCTCATCGCGGCTGACGCGAAAATAATTCTTGACGACGATGCGTTGTTCAGACAAAATATTCAATTCCCACAAAGAGTAGGAATAGGCAGAGAAAAAACAGAGGCAGAAATCGCGGCAAACAAGGTCAACGAACTCGATCACAGAGGAATTGCGGGAAAAACATACATCGAATTAGAAGGAGATGTTGGCATACTCGCGTCAGGTGGCGGCGCAAGCATTACAGCAGTGGACGCGCTGATCAGCTACAAGCAAAAGCCTGCGAATTATACAGAATACAGTGGAAATCCAAGTCCAGAAAAAGTGGAAGCGTTGACAAGAATTGTGATGCACAAACCAAATCTCAAGGGATTATTTGTCGTCGGAGCAAAAGCGAATTTTACGCAGATTCATGAAACAATCGCTGCGATCATAAAAGTCATCAAAGAATTAAAACCTGAATATCCCATTATCTTCAGACGCGCAGGACCAGGAGATAAGGAAGCGAAAATAGTAGTCGAACAAACAGCAAAAGAACTCTGCTTAGATATGGAATGGTATGGCGATGAAACACCTATTACTGTTGCGGCAAAAAAAATGGCTGAAAAAATACAGGAGAGAAAACGCTGTGCTTGTTAG
- a CDS encoding DUF3368 domain-containing protein, with translation MDYVFDASPLIYLGKVRALEKVSLLSGRKFIPQRVYDEVVLKGLERRETEATYVNNLIREKKFLVEKTRIKRERKIPLSQADVEVIFLAREKNAIAIIDEIYAREVAESLRVKRHGTVYVILLLLQEKKITKKEAKQYIDGMISSGFYLSIDMYKEVMKKIENM, from the coding sequence ATGGATTATGTCTTTGATGCATCACCACTTATCTATTTGGGAAAAGTTCGTGCTTTAGAGAAAGTTTCACTTCTTTCTGGAAGGAAATTCATACCGCAACGTGTGTATGATGAAGTTGTTCTCAAAGGATTGGAAAGAAGAGAAACTGAAGCGACATATGTGAACAACCTCATTAGAGAAAAGAAGTTTCTTGTAGAAAAAACAAGAATAAAGAGAGAGAGAAAAATACCCCTGAGCCAAGCGGATGTAGAAGTTATTTTTCTTGCAAGAGAGAAAAACGCCATTGCGATTATAGATGAAATATATGCGCGAGAGGTTGCAGAATCATTAAGAGTAAAGAGACACGGAACAGTATATGTAATATTACTCTTATTGCAAGAGAAAAAAATAACAAAAAAAGAAGCAAAACAATATATTGATGGAATGATCTCTTCTGGTTTTTATCTCTCTATTGATATGTATAAAGAAGTAATGAAGAAGATAGAGAATATGTGA
- a CDS encoding HIT domain-containing protein, whose translation MQLSPDQQKAIDSQKAQCPFCKIVKGEIPSKKVYEDDQLLAILDINPAAKGHLLIMPKEHYPIMPLIPPPLFEHLFTRTKQLSAAMKEGMLLFGNTLFIANGYAAGQQSSHFMLHLIPREAPDDLEFFQPKKGIIDKAKLQETFNLLKHNLPIMLRQRFSLYPIPGQEQPRVEAQQTQVRSSVSSVEQEYSSPPQPSALQQPSSSVRSPAGYTKETVIKLVESNDQLKQFVIQYPEEFKKQVQQSGRLKSVFANIDVDDIIAHFAPPKKAESQYSMDELVDLVNDNPKLKELLLKQTFLFTEKIQQVSELKELFEGVDVEALERAVIARDVHQEQDVQEILAPFKEKTASATQFASSLVDTETLKNLAPHLEIPAAENPAEIQDEDESITNLHAFGEEESSSEAGEEYSEEQQEEAKEQEQQKKYVKKPFSKKQKEGNEASPEEPEEKSKKGADLDLISRLHREMLQRQ comes from the coding sequence ATGCAGCTCTCTCCAGATCAACAAAAGGCAATTGACAGCCAAAAAGCGCAATGTCCCTTCTGCAAGATTGTCAAAGGAGAAATTCCTAGCAAAAAAGTCTACGAAGATGATCAACTCCTCGCAATTCTTGACATCAACCCTGCCGCGAAAGGGCATCTTCTCATTATGCCTAAAGAACATTATCCCATTATGCCATTAATTCCTCCTCCTCTTTTTGAACATCTTTTTACGCGAACAAAACAACTTTCCGCTGCGATGAAAGAAGGCATGCTGCTTTTTGGCAACACGCTTTTCATCGCAAACGGCTACGCCGCTGGACAACAGAGCAGCCACTTTATGCTGCATCTTATTCCTAGGGAAGCTCCTGATGATTTAGAGTTTTTTCAACCTAAAAAAGGAATTATCGATAAAGCGAAATTGCAGGAAACATTCAATCTATTGAAGCACAATCTTCCGATCATGCTTCGCCAGCGCTTTTCGCTTTATCCCATTCCTGGGCAGGAACAACCGCGTGTTGAAGCACAGCAAACACAAGTACGTTCCTCAGTTTCGTCTGTTGAACAAGAATACTCATCTCCTCCACAACCATCAGCACTGCAACAACCTTCGTCATCAGTCCGCTCACCTGCAGGTTACACAAAAGAAACAGTCATCAAATTGGTGGAATCTAATGATCAACTCAAACAATTTGTTATTCAATATCCTGAAGAATTCAAGAAACAAGTGCAGCAAAGCGGTCGCTTGAAATCTGTGTTCGCGAACATTGATGTTGATGACATTATCGCGCATTTCGCTCCTCCGAAAAAAGCAGAGTCTCAGTATTCTATGGATGAGCTTGTTGATTTGGTCAATGATAATCCAAAACTCAAAGAGCTTCTTTTGAAACAGACCTTCTTGTTCACAGAAAAAATTCAGCAGGTTTCGGAATTGAAGGAACTCTTTGAAGGCGTTGATGTTGAAGCATTAGAGCGCGCAGTGATTGCCCGCGATGTTCATCAGGAACAGGATGTGCAAGAAATTCTTGCTCCGTTTAAAGAGAAGACTGCTTCTGCGACACAGTTTGCAAGTAGTCTTGTTGATACAGAGACGCTCAAAAACCTTGCGCCGCATCTGGAGATTCCTGCCGCAGAGAATCCTGCGGAGATTCAGGATGAAGATGAATCTATTACAAACCTTCATGCTTTTGGGGAAGAGGAATCATCTTCTGAAGCTGGCGAAGAGTACTCTGAAGAACAACAAGAAGAAGCTAAAGAACAAGAGCAGCAAAAAAAATATGTAAAAAAACCGTTTTCAAAGAAACAGAAAGAAGGAAACGAAGCATCACCGGAAGAACCAGAAGAAAAATCAAAAAAAGGAGCAGATCTTGATCTGATTTCCCGCCTTCATCGGGAAATGTTACAACGACAATGA
- a CDS encoding HIT family protein, with protein MTCPLCSISQKHVASQIVYEDAVCLAYLPSDAAAVGHIHVIPKDHIETLEQLPDSLATQLFYVASYAASAIYEGLASHGTNIICNNGAGAKGHLSLHIIPRFENDGISLTWQPKQLPPPDFEDAMKKIKDKADFIDYKGAKKEAPALQQAIQPEAVAVPQDVVSVKDAPKEIITTSDEENYMVKHLYRIP; from the coding sequence ATGACGTGCCCTCTTTGCTCCATCAGCCAGAAACATGTTGCGAGCCAGATTGTGTATGAAGATGCTGTTTGTCTCGCGTATCTTCCTTCTGACGCTGCCGCTGTTGGTCATATTCATGTCATCCCCAAAGATCACATAGAAACGTTGGAACAGCTTCCTGATTCTCTCGCGACGCAACTCTTCTATGTCGCAAGCTACGCCGCAAGCGCGATCTATGAAGGACTCGCATCACACGGAACAAACATTATTTGTAACAATGGCGCGGGCGCAAAAGGACATCTTTCTCTTCACATTATTCCCCGTTTTGAAAACGATGGCATTTCTTTGACGTGGCAGCCAAAACAACTTCCTCCTCCAGATTTTGAGGACGCGATGAAGAAGATAAAAGACAAAGCGGATTTTATTGATTACAAAGGCGCGAAGAAAGAAGCTCCTGCTCTGCAACAAGCAATACAGCCAGAAGCAGTTGCTGTTCCTCAAGACGTTGTTTCTGTAAAAGACGCTCCTAAAGAGATTATCACTACATCTGATGAAGAAAATTATATGGTCAAGCATTTGTATAGGATACCGTAG
- a CDS encoding ABC transporter permease: protein MNPQRIYGMMYQSTVIMKRNMFRFFDITLWPLILFLSLTLFVKYLDQGEVILGTVILGVTGWRAVYHAQIEFSQNYMDQYWSGMSGHYLISPITLGESIIANIIVSTLKFTFVAGLYFLLAKFLFHHTFLNWGLIFVGLLVLGVFGVILGLITLGICFMYHENAFAVSFILPDLIVLWSGVYYPVSVFPSAMQAIAHFFPTYYGFEILKASVGAGTINIPWLIGTMLLWLVGAVLFLAWAKKYTMKKGLFAKLN, encoded by the coding sequence ATGAATCCACAAAGAATCTACGGAATGATGTATCAGAGTACAGTCATCATGAAACGAAATATGTTTCGCTTCTTTGATATTACGCTGTGGCCGCTTATTTTATTTCTTTCCCTCACGCTGTTTGTCAAATATCTGGATCAGGGAGAAGTCATTTTAGGAACAGTCATTCTTGGCGTCACAGGCTGGAGAGCCGTCTATCATGCGCAGATAGAATTTTCACAGAATTACATGGATCAATATTGGTCCGGAATGAGCGGACATTACCTTATTTCCCCAATTACGTTAGGAGAATCTATTATCGCGAATATCATTGTGAGCACGCTAAAGTTTACGTTTGTCGCGGGGTTGTATTTTCTTCTTGCGAAATTTCTGTTCCATCACACATTTTTAAATTGGGGGTTAATTTTTGTTGGATTATTAGTGCTCGGCGTATTTGGAGTCATTCTTGGATTAATCACGTTAGGAATCTGTTTTATGTATCATGAAAACGCGTTCGCGGTTTCGTTTATTTTACCTGATCTCATTGTCCTGTGGTCAGGAGTGTATTATCCAGTGAGTGTGTTCCCGAGTGCAATGCAAGCCATCGCGCATTTCTTTCCGACGTATTATGGCTTTGAAATCTTGAAAGCGTCAGTAGGCGCGGGAACAATCAACATCCCATGGCTGATTGGCACAATGCTCTTGTGGCTCGTGGGCGCGGTGTTGTTTTTAGCATGGGCAAAGAAATATACCATGAAGAAAGGATTGTTTGCGAAACTAAATTAA
- a CDS encoding ABC transporter ATP-binding protein encodes MNALHIENVSKIFPGAKKQTLNNVSFSIKEGEIYGLLGPNGAGKTTLISIIAGLLAKDTGAIAVFNYDIDKEPQEIKQILNVVPGFSHVNSSLSVDEFLAVYAHLYNVKDWQKERESVLKRVELKDKRSTQLNELSSGYKQRALLAKALLSKPKLLLMDEPTVGLDIEIAIKIRALMKELRAQGYTILLTTHNMMEVEELCDRIGLINNGKLVAEGTIKEIKKLVVERNGIEIECEDPKTIKSVFEKEPYTLEVKIMSTGCIIYVKEYKHIKEIMKKLAARKEKVYGISIMEPTLEETFIQLTGKKQRR; translated from the coding sequence ATGAACGCACTCCACATAGAAAATGTCAGCAAAATATTTCCAGGAGCAAAGAAACAAACACTAAACAATGTTTCATTCAGCATAAAAGAAGGAGAAATTTATGGGCTTCTCGGACCAAATGGCGCGGGAAAGACAACATTGATCAGCATTATCGCGGGATTGCTCGCGAAAGACACAGGAGCAATTGCGGTCTTCAACTATGACATTGACAAAGAACCACAGGAAATAAAACAAATACTCAACGTTGTTCCAGGATTTAGTCACGTCAACAGCTCTTTATCAGTGGATGAATTTCTCGCCGTGTATGCGCACCTCTACAATGTCAAAGACTGGCAAAAAGAAAGAGAAAGTGTACTCAAGCGAGTAGAACTCAAAGACAAAAGAAGCACCCAACTCAACGAACTTTCCTCTGGCTATAAACAGCGAGCACTTTTAGCGAAAGCGCTGCTTTCAAAACCAAAATTACTTCTTATGGACGAGCCAACAGTGGGTCTCGATATAGAGATTGCGATCAAGATACGAGCGTTGATGAAAGAATTACGGGCGCAGGGATATACCATTCTTCTCACTACCCACAATATGATGGAAGTAGAAGAGCTCTGTGATAGAATTGGGCTTATCAACAACGGAAAACTTGTTGCGGAAGGAACTATCAAAGAGATTAAAAAATTAGTTGTGGAAAGAAATGGAATTGAGATAGAATGCGAAGATCCAAAGACAATAAAAAGTGTCTTTGAGAAAGAACCATATACACTTGAAGTAAAAATCATGAGCACGGGCTGTATTATTTATGTCAAAGAGTACAAGCATATCAAAGAAATAATGAAAAAACTTGCGGCAAGAAAAGAAAAAGTATATGGTATTTCGATTATGGAGCCAACATTGGAAGAAACATTTATCCAACTAACAGGAAAGAAACAAAGAAGATGA